CGCTGGATGCGCTGGGCACCTTCGGCGGCGACAAGCCGCGCGCGGTCTATGCGCGGGTTCAGCCGACGCCGCGGCTGACCGAGCTTCAGGCCGATCTCGAGCGGCTGATGCGGCGTCTCGGCCTGCCAGCGGAGGGCCGCAAATTCGTGCCGCATGTCACGCTGGCGCGGCTGCGCGACACCTCCCCGCTCGACGTGGCGCATTTCCTCAGCCTGCACCCGATCGTCCGGCCGATCAGCTTCACGGCGCGGCGGCTGGCCTTGATGTCGTCGCGCGATTCGGTCGGCGGCGGGCCCTATGTGCTGGAGGCGGCCTATCCGCTCGGCCCGTCCTATCCGAACCGGCCGATTCGGGCAGACCATCAGCGGAGATGACCATGCCCAAGCGACTCGGCCCCGATGCCCTGCAGGAGGCGCTGACGACGCTGACCGGGTGGAAACTCGTCGAGGGGCGCGAAGCCATGACCAAGCGCTATGTCTTCCGCGATTTCAGCGAGGCCTTCGGGTGGATGACACGGGTCGCGCTGCTGGCCGAGGCGATGGGTCACCATCCCGAGTGGTTCAACGTCTACCGCACCGTGGAGGTGACGCTGGCAACGCATGATGCGGGCGGGCTGACGGAACTCGACGTCCGCCTCGCCCATGCCATGGATGCGCTGCGCCCGTAGTTTGAGGCGCTATTCGCGCCAGCCGCAGGCCCGCAGCGCGGCCAGCATATGCGGCGGCGGCGGGGCCTCGACCCGGATCGGCGGCTTCTTGCGATAGAGCGGCACGGTGACGGAGCGGGCATGAAGCTGCAGGCCCGGCCCGCCCTCGCGCGGGGCATCGCCATAGATCTCGTCGCCCAGCATCGGCCAGCCCGATTCGGCGCAATGGACCCGCAATTGATGGGTGCGGCCGGTCAGCGGCTCCAGCTCGAGCCAGGCGAGCGGGCCGGCTTCGCCTTGCCCTCGTCCCCTCACCCGGTAGCGCGTCTGGGAGGGCAGGCCGTCGGGATCGACCTTCATCCACCAGCCGCGATCCGGCGCGCGCTTGCCGAGTGGCAGGTCGATCAGCCCCGACTCGGCGGCCGGATCGCCCTGCACGATCGCCCAGTAGGTCTTGTCGATCCCGCCTTCGCGGAACATCTGGTTGAGCTCGGCCATGGCGCGGGGATGGCGGCCGAGAATCAGGCAACCCGAGGTGTCCTTGTCGAGGCGGTGCGCGGCCTCGGGCCGGCGCGGCAGGCCGAAGCGCAGCGCGTCGAGATGGTCGGTCAGGACGGGAATGACCCGGCGCTTGGCCTGGGGGCCGCGATGCGAGGGCAGGCCGGCCGGCTTGTCGATGACCAGCATCATCGCGTCGCGGTAGAGCAGCGGGAACGGCAGTTCGGGCTCGGGCCGGCTGGAATCCGGGCTCGGCTGCGAAATCTCTGGTCGCTCGGGCGTGGTCATGGCATTGCGCTAGCGAAGGCCTCCCTTGGGCGCAAGCACGAGCCGCTGCGCGGCAGAGGCGACGGAACGAGTGATGAGCGAGAACGAACCGAAGAAGCGCGGCTTCTTTTCGAGATTGTTCGGCGTCGAGCCCGAGCCCGAGACGCCTGCGTCGTCCGCGCCACCGGCGCCGGCGCCAGCGCCGGTGCCGCCCGAGGCTCCGGCCACGGACAGCCTGATCGCGCCCCCGGCCGTGCCGGCCGAAGCCATGCCGCTGCCGGTCGCCATGCCCGAGCCGGCCCCCGTGCAGGCTGCGCCCATCCTGAGCGCGCCGGTTGCCGCACCTGTGCCTGCGCCCGAGCCGAAGCGGAGCTGGTGGCGCCGCCTGACCGAGGGGCTGTCGCGGACCT
This portion of the Bosea sp. OAE506 genome encodes:
- a CDS encoding 4a-hydroxytetrahydrobiopterin dehydratase produces the protein MPKRLGPDALQEALTTLTGWKLVEGREAMTKRYVFRDFSEAFGWMTRVALLAEAMGHHPEWFNVYRTVEVTLATHDAGGLTELDVRLAHAMDALRP
- the thpR gene encoding RNA 2',3'-cyclic phosphodiesterase, whose protein sequence is MPRLFTALEIPAEVAAALTPHRGGLSGARWIEPADYHITLRFLGDVDRRTANDVDAFLGDIQSYPFEITLDALGTFGGDKPRAVYARVQPTPRLTELQADLERLMRRLGLPAEGRKFVPHVTLARLRDTSPLDVAHFLSLHPIVRPISFTARRLALMSSRDSVGGGPYVLEAAYPLGPSYPNRPIRADHQRR